The DNA sequence GATCGAGGCGAAATTGCTTCGGATGAAGAACTTCGCAAACAACTGGCCCAGCTCGAACTGGAACTGGATTAACACAGCCCCTCAACCGCAGCGAGATACTGTTTTCGCCCGGCTCCCTGTCTTTGATGCCAGTCGGCGCAGCATGGCGAGTGCAGACTGAGGCTGACTCATCAGGAGGAGATTTCCCGTGCCTTTAAAAGTAGTCATGATGGGGACCGGCACCTTCGCGATTCCCGCGTTTCAGGCGCTCATTGATTCCGAGCATGAGGTTCTGGCCCTGTATACACAGCCCGATCGGACCGGTCGCGGACATCACCGCCACAAAAACCCGATGAAAGAGCTCGCCCTGGAACACGAGATCCCTGTCTTCCAGCCGCCGAAAATCAATACCGCGGAAGCGCTCGAAGAACTCGACCAGTTACAGGCGGACGTGTACCTCGTCGCCGCGTACGGACAGATCCTCTCCCAGAAACTGCTCGATATGCCCCGCTGTGGTGCCTTTAATCTGCACGCGTCCCTGCTGCCAAAATATCGCGGCGCCGCCCCGATTCTCTACGCGATCCAGAACGGCGAGACCCGTAGCGGCGTCTCGGTCTTCCGAATTGAACGCGCCCTCGACTCCGGCCCGATCGCCGGCATGGTCGAAACCGAAATCGGTCCCAAGGAAACAACGGGACAGCTGCAGGATCGACTCGCCGACCTCGCCGCACCGCTGGCCATGCAGTTGCTTACCGATATTGAAGCCGGCACTCTCGTCGAAACGCCACAAAACCACGAGGAAGCCACCTTCGCCCCCACGCTGGACAAGCAGGTCGGCGCGATTGACTGGAACCAGACCGCCGAACAGATTTCCTGGCACGTCCGGGCCATGCAACCCTGGCCCAGCCCGTTCTCCTTCCTTCAGCATCCGGGGCAGGATCCCCTGCGTCTGCAGATTCTGGACGTCGACCCGCTCACTCCGGAAGATCTGGAAGCCCTCGAACCGCAAGTCGATCCCCAACAGGCCGCTCCCGGAACGGTTGTCTTCGCCGATAACAAACGAGTTGTCGTCAGTACAGGATCGGGGCTGCTGCAGCTCAACCAGATCCAGCCGCAAGGTAAGCGGGCCATGCAGGTTAAAGAATATCTCTGCGGTCGGAAAATCCATCCGGGGGACATTTTCGGTACTCCCGCCACTTAGGGTGGTCTTATGTATCGTC is a window from the Gimesia benthica genome containing:
- the fmt gene encoding methionyl-tRNA formyltransferase, producing MPLKVVMMGTGTFAIPAFQALIDSEHEVLALYTQPDRTGRGHHRHKNPMKELALEHEIPVFQPPKINTAEALEELDQLQADVYLVAAYGQILSQKLLDMPRCGAFNLHASLLPKYRGAAPILYAIQNGETRSGVSVFRIERALDSGPIAGMVETEIGPKETTGQLQDRLADLAAPLAMQLLTDIEAGTLVETPQNHEEATFAPTLDKQVGAIDWNQTAEQISWHVRAMQPWPSPFSFLQHPGQDPLRLQILDVDPLTPEDLEALEPQVDPQQAAPGTVVFADNKRVVVSTGSGLLQLNQIQPQGKRAMQVKEYLCGRKIHPGDIFGTPAT